AAATTCTCAAAAATAAAAGCAGCGGTACTTTTTAGGGCGTTATATATTATAGACAATAAAATAAGGAGGAAACAATCATGAAAAACATGCTCGATACGTTTAAAATCGAATTGAAAAACCGCAACTATGCCCCGCGGACGATAAAACTGTATTGCCGATACATCAAACACTTTCTCGAATTTGCCACAGGTAATAAATTGAAACCCGAAGAAAGAATCAAAAACTTCCTTTTTCAACAAAAAAGCCATGAACAGAGAAGGCTTGCGTATTCATCGATAAAAATATTCTATAAACTGGTGATAAAAAAAGATTGTCCTTATAACCTTGATAAAATCAGACGAATAAAACGTCTCCCCGTCGTTCTTGCAAACACTGAAATCTGTGAAATATTGGCAAACATCAAAAACCATAAACATTACGCAATAATAGCGACACTTTATTCAAGCGGATTGCGGGTATCGGAAGTGGTAAATATCAAGGTAAAAGACCTCGATTTACAGAATCTTATGTTGAGCATAAGAAGATCGAAACAAAACAAGGACAGGATTACGATCATTTCGGAAAAACTCGTTGATAGTTATCAATCGCTTGTAAAAAACCGTAAAGCCAACGACTATCTCTTTACCACAAATAAGGGCAAAAAATACACGGTCAGGACGGTGCAGGCTATATTGAAAAACGCGGTTTCGAAAAGCGATATCAAGAAAGCTCCGACATGCCACACACTCAGACACTCGTTCGCAACGCATCTCATGGAGAACGGAACGGATGTCAAAAGCATAAAAAATCTTTTAGGGCATAAAAACATAAAAACGACAATGATATATTTGCATATAGCGGATTTCTCGAAAAAGAGAATAAAAAGTCCGTTTTAGTGAAATTCATGATACATCCCGGCATTCTGTTTACATGAAATCGGATTATAAAATGCTTTAAAACGATTTTTGCATAAATTTATCCATTGCCGGTTAATCGGTTTTTTTTAACAGGCTGTAAAGGCGGGTACCCGGTCCCTCGTATCCGTCCCGGTCTTGATCCGCGCCGCCGCCGAAACAGGCTGACCCGGACCATGTAAATTACGGGTTCCAATGAACCCCGTTTCCATTATAGCTTGTTTTAAAAAAAAATCAATACCCGGAACGGAAGTAATACCGGATTTATCTTAACGCTAATGCAAGCAGTTTTTATCGTATATAAAACAAGAGAAATGAAAATTATAAGGAGTATGGCATGATAGAATCGGTCTTACATGAATTCCATTTTGTGATAACGAAAACAATGAGAGTGAAACTTCAAAACCTGAAATTGTACGGTTTCAGGGGTTCGTTATCCGGTGTGATTATCCGGATCATCTCCTTTATCGATCCTCTGATCATTAAGGAGCATCAATGGGGAAAACAAAGGATGAGCCGGTATCAACCGGTATCACTAAATTCCGATGAAATCCGGGAACATGTGCATGTGTATTTTCCGGAGAAGATGTATCGGAAGATAAAGCTGCTGCATGCGGATTTGAACATTTTTAGTATCGCACAGTTGGTGAGGGGGTTATTGGAGTTGTTTTTTGCGATGGTGGATAAATATGGAAAAAAAGTGATCGAAGAATTTGAAAAAAGATTTAAGCAATGGGGTATCGAAGAGAAAAGTAAACAACAAACCCCAGGAAGGAAATTACGACAATTGTTTATGATAATTCAGCATCTCCCGATTCGAAATAGCCTGATTTCCATGTATACAAGTCATTATTCACCTTTTTATATACTTCGTCTATAACAACCCCACACCAACACACATCCATCCAAACCGCCATCCGTCTCTGTGTCACATTATGAGTCCCGCCCGTTCCACGATCAGATCGGGAAGCGAATCCCTGTTCTCCCGCGTCACTTCGATGATCTCGATATCGCGCCGTTCCTTGATCGCCCGGATGAACTCATCGCCGCCAAGGGTGATCGTCCCGATTACGAGGTTCGGTGCATCGAGCGCGGCAAGCGCAGCGGCCCTGAAGGCTTCGGAAAAACATTCCATCTTTCCGATTTCGTCACAGATGACGACGGTCCCCTTTTCGGGAACGATCGAGGGGACCGCGATCGATTCGATGTTCTCGATACTCACCCCGTAGCGCCTGATGCCGTACTCCGATTGTATGGACCGATGGGCGAGGTAACCCCGCCTCCCGTCTATCGTTTTCATGAGAAAACCGCAACGCCGCTCCCCCTTAAGTTCTTCTTCCGTATAAAACCCCTTGATCGGGCGCTTCAACATGGCGATCACCTTTTTTATCACCGTCGTCTTTCCGGAAGAAGGAGAACCGGTCAGGAATATGTTCGTCACGTTTTCATTCATCCCCGTTTTCTTCCTCTTCCTTTTTCAGCAGCCTGGCCTTCGTGATCGAGACCCCGTTCATTTCGGTTTTTATCCTGAAGACCGCTTCCTCCACATGCCTTTTTTTATCCGAAAGCTCCTCGAAGAGTTCGGTCTGGCCCGCCGCTTCGCCTTCCTTCACGTTTGCCGCCCCCACCCCGATAAGCCTGATCTCCGTATGTCCGTCCCATTTATTGTCGAAGAGATCCTTCGCCGTCCGGTAGAGTTCTTCCGTCGAGACGACCCAGTGTTTCAGAGTGCGGCGGGCGGAAAGGGTCGTGAAATCGGAATAGCGGAGTTTGAGTACGACCGTTTTCGCCTTTGATTCTTCGCTCATGAGTCTGAACATGAGGTGGTGGGAGAGTTCGAGAATCGTATGATGGAGTCCGTCGCGGTCCTTTCTGTCCGTTTCGAAGGTGACCTCATTGCTCAGTGAATGGCTTTTGGGTGTGTCGGCATGGATATCGCTCACGGTTCCGCGGGCCGCGTTATAGAGGAACCGGCCGGAGGCCTCGCCAAGCATGGATGTCAGCATATGAAGGGGGTATTTTCTCAACTGGGGGATCGAGAGGATATTGAGTTCCGAAAGCCGGCCGTATGTTTTTTTACCGATACCCCAGAGGTGTTTCAGCGAAAGCCCGTCGAGAAAGGCCTCTTCCCCGCCCGGACTGATCATGCACAGGCCGTCCGGTTTCCCGGCCTCCGATGCGAGTTTCGCGAGGTATCTGTTCGGCGCGATGCCGATGGATAAGGTAAGCCCGGTTTCCCTGAAAACGTGCGTCTTTATGTCCTTTGCGACATCGAGGGGGAGGCCGAAAAGCCGTTGTGTTCCGGTCATATCCAGAAATGCCTCATCGATCGATATCTGCCTGAAATCCGGGCTGTAGGATTCAAGGATCGACATCACCTTCCGTGACACCTCGCAATACCGTTCCATTCTGACCGGGAGATAGATACCCCGCGGGCATTTTCTGTATGCCTCGGAGATGGGCATGGCACTCCGGAGGCCGAACCTGCGCGCTTCATAGGAGCATGCGGAGACGACCCCGCGTGTTCCCGGTTTCGCCCCGACGATGACGGGTTTCCCCTTCAGTGCGGGGTTGTCCCGCTGTTCGATCGAGGCGTAAAATGCGTCGAGGTCGACATGGAAAATAATGCTTCTCATATGTATAGTATGTAAGTATAGACGGAATACCGTCCACTGTCCATATTTTTTTCAGGTTTCGATATCGAATTGCTGCGTCAGGGTGAGGATCGTCCTGATGTTTTTATTTTTCCCTAGAACGATAAATCTGAACGGGATATTCATATAGTCGATGCTGATGAAAAAACGGCACGAAAGGCCCTTCGGCAGGGTGAGAAATATCGGCAGCGGGGAAGGGGGGTTTACCCCGATGAGGATATCGTATTCGAGTCCCTTTTGCTTTCGCTGGACGGGGTAATTGGAATCGTAGAGAGTGAACTCCTTTTCCGAACGGATGGTCAGCTGTACCCGGTAGGGGTTGCCTTTGGGTCTGAGGGTAAACTCGACATTCTTTCTGTCCAGAAACGATGTTTCTGTGGTCGTGACGGAGAGAAGGTCGGGGATATTTTTTCTCGGGATAATATACCGATTCGATGTCGTGTTGAAACTGAAAAAGCCTTTATCGTCCCAGACACTTATCTCCCCGAGCATGGACGGGCTCGATATTTCAATCCTGTGTGTCAGGTGTTCGAAATCCAGGATCGTTCTGGCGGTCACCGGCTGTGGGTTTGTATCGGTATAGGACGGAAACAGAAGAAAAAAACCGATCACACCGGTAAGCGAAACGGCGAGGAGGAGGGTAGCGAGGTTGTATTTTATGACTGATTTTTTATGGCGCGCGGGAAAGAAATTGAGTATCCAGTAAATGATCAGACAAAGAAAGGGGAGGGTGAATAGGGAAAGGAAGAGGTTCCCTTCGATCAGCGAGAGAAGAACGGCACGACATAACAGTGGTTCCGGCATCAGAATAAAGAAATCGATGAAAAATTTGACGATCCAGTAGGGACTGATCAGAAGCATGATGGATTTGACGATTTTGTTTCTTACCAGAACGGCTCCCAATGTAAACGCGAAAACCCACAGGAAATAATACATGAACGAGATGTTGATCAAAGCAAGGATGATAATATCGAGAAAAAGGAACATGATCGCCGCGGTCGAAAAAAAGCTCCTGTTCATGGGAAGGGGAAACAGTCTGATGATTTTCAGACTGATCAGAAAGAACAAAAGGACGATCATTATTTTACAGAGGAAAAAGAGAAAGGGATAGGTCTTCCAGAGTGACGGATCGTTTTTCAGCGTGAGAATTCCGTGAATGACAAGGGTTGCCAGGAGAAAGAAAAGCCAGGCGAGTCCGATCATCAAGGGAAAGAGATAGCTGTAGCGAAAGGTATGTTTGAGAATGAGCTTTATTTTGTGGCTGTAGACAAGGAGATAGATAAAAAAGATACCGAAGATGATAATCGTCGAGAGAACGAGCCATTCTTCGCGAATAATCAGATAAAAATCGAAGAGCTGGAAAAAAAGATAATGTTGATCCCACGCTTCGGGGATCCCTTCTCTGTATTCTTCGACCATTGTTTCGGCAAAGGTAATGAAACCGGTTATCCAGCCGGCTTTCTTCGACGGTGAAAGCTCTCCGTGTTCTCCCTCCAGAATGACCGCGGGAAAACGGGCTTTCAGATACGGCTCGATAGGGGGTTTTTCCTGTGAAAATCCCATCCTGAAAATCTGGTTTTTGTTTCCCCTGATAAGAAAAGGGATATCGGCCTTTTTGAGTGATTCCGAGCATATGTTGATGAGCCAGTGCGGGGTGACGATTCCGTTGCCCCCCCCATTGATGGCGATCCGGCCCGGTATGGTTCTCAGATTCAAATAAAGAAAAAATACGGGATAATCGGGGCTGAAATCTTCAAGGTATAACTTGCTTCCAAGCGGATATTGATCGGTCTCGCCGTATTCTCCCCCCATAAAAAGAAAGCGTATGGTAACGGGCGGCATTGTTTGAGAGAATTGTCTGATCAGGGAAAGCCCCAAAACGATATTGATGATCCCGCTTTTTGTTTTTTCACTGTTTCGCGGATGATTGAGCGGTATGATGAAAAAGAGGGTGTCCCTTTTTGTCCCCTGCAGGGTGACGCTCAAGCATTCGGAAAAGGAATGGACGGTATCGGAGGAGTTGAAATCGAATTTCTCAAAATCAATGCGGCGTTCTTTGAGAACACCTTCAATATATTCGACCACCTTTTTTTCCGCCGGAGAACCTTCCTGCCGGGGGAAATATTCCTCGAGTACCTCGTATTCCTTCAGGATGTCTTGCGGCTGCAGAGAGACAGCGGGTTCTGCGAATAGCAAAAGGGGCAGGAGACAAAAAAAAATCGGGAAAATTGTTTTTTTCATCCTTATTAATGGAGAATATGCCAAGGAAATTATTGAGTCAATAATTTTTGTCTTGAAACCTTTAAAAAAATATTGTTAAATGAAAAAAGTCAGGATGATTATGGAATTATTACATGAAATAGCAGAGAGAAGGAGTATCAGAAAATTTAAACCCGATCCTGTCGAAAAGGACATTATAGCCAGAATTTGCGAGGCGGGAAGACTCGCCCCGTCGGCAAAGAATCGTCAGGCCTGGCGTTTTGTGGTTGTACAGAAAAAGGCGATTCGTGAAGCCATTAAAAGGGCGGCCTACGGCCAGGAGTATATCGAACAGGCCCCTGTTGTGATCGCCGCCTGTACCACCAATGTCGAGTACAAAATGCCGAACGGCCAACTCTCCTATCCGATCGATATCACCTTTGCGGTTTCTTTTATGCTCCTGCAGGCGGTCCATGAAGGATTGGGAACCTGTTGTGTCACGACCTAT
The Spirochaetales bacterium DNA segment above includes these coding regions:
- a CDS encoding tyrosine-type recombinase/integrase, producing the protein MKNMLDTFKIELKNRNYAPRTIKLYCRYIKHFLEFATGNKLKPEERIKNFLFQQKSHEQRRLAYSSIKIFYKLVIKKDCPYNLDKIRRIKRLPVVLANTEICEILANIKNHKHYAIIATLYSSGLRVSEVVNIKVKDLDLQNLMLSIRRSKQNKDRITIISEKLVDSYQSLVKNRKANDYLFTTNKGKKYTVRTVQAILKNAVSKSDIKKAPTCHTLRHSFATHLMENGTDVKSIKNLLGHKNIKTTMIYLHIADFSKKRIKSPF
- the dinB gene encoding DNA polymerase IV, whose product is MRSIIFHVDLDAFYASIEQRDNPALKGKPVIVGAKPGTRGVVSACSYEARRFGLRSAMPISEAYRKCPRGIYLPVRMERYCEVSRKVMSILESYSPDFRQISIDEAFLDMTGTQRLFGLPLDVAKDIKTHVFRETGLTLSIGIAPNRYLAKLASEAGKPDGLCMISPGGEEAFLDGLSLKHLWGIGKKTYGRLSELNILSIPQLRKYPLHMLTSMLGEASGRFLYNAARGTVSDIHADTPKSHSLSNEVTFETDRKDRDGLHHTILELSHHLMFRLMSEESKAKTVVLKLRYSDFTTLSARRTLKHWVVSTEELYRTAKDLFDNKWDGHTEIRLIGVGAANVKEGEAAGQTELFEELSDKKRHVEEAVFRIKTEMNGVSITKARLLKKEEEENGDE
- a CDS encoding nitroreductase family protein, coding for MELLHEIAERRSIRKFKPDPVEKDIIARICEAGRLAPSAKNRQAWRFVVVQKKAIREAIKRAAYGQEYIEQAPVVIAACTTNVEYKMPNGQLSYPIDITFAVSFMLLQAVHEGLGTCCVTTYNEQEIREILTVPHGMRVVMLLVLGYPDETPAETQRKQVKKIIAYNHW